In the Polyangiaceae bacterium genome, one interval contains:
- a CDS encoding helix-hairpin-helix domain-containing protein translates to MTWVEANAPDPSDAQPDLPRGGRWSAPAPAHTSNLVPLLVRGAVVLIGVLTLAGVGAAASAAHLPTAAALLDGGLGLQAQMGSAWLAPSPEASERKETEPTTVQTPTPNPAESLAPHPSHEGGNSPALTADGKVILNQADENDLQRLPGVGRKRAEAILALRQRLGRFKRMHQLLRVKGIGPRALRRIREQAVLDAPKEE, encoded by the coding sequence ATGACGTGGGTGGAAGCAAACGCGCCGGATCCCTCCGACGCGCAACCTGACCTTCCCCGCGGGGGCCGCTGGTCGGCCCCCGCGCCTGCCCACACGAGCAATCTCGTTCCGTTGCTCGTGCGTGGTGCCGTCGTGCTCATCGGCGTTCTGACCCTCGCTGGAGTCGGTGCCGCTGCCTCGGCGGCCCACCTTCCTACGGCGGCAGCGCTTCTCGACGGCGGCCTTGGTCTCCAGGCGCAGATGGGCTCGGCATGGCTCGCACCATCCCCCGAAGCCTCAGAGCGCAAGGAGACGGAACCAACGACAGTACAGACGCCGACGCCGAATCCCGCGGAAAGCCTGGCGCCCCATCCCTCTCACGAGGGGGGCAATTCCCCAGCGCTGACCGCGGACGGCAAGGTCATTCTCAACCAAGCGGATGAGAACGATTTGCAGCGACTACCCGGTGTGGGACGGAAGCGCGCAGAAGCCATTCTGGCGCTACGCCAACGCTTGGGTAGGTTCAAGCGCATGCACCAGCTGCTGCGCGTCAAGGGCATCGGTCCGCGAGCGCTGCGGCGCATCCGGGAGCAAGCCGTCCTCGATGCCCCCAAAGAAGAATAA
- a CDS encoding SUMF1/EgtB/PvdO family nonheme iron enzyme: protein MSQRLVLHRLATAFTLTISLGVTVGSCGGGAPEPSSPTPPTASAAPSHSADAAVVEPAPPVDGAPDGAAATTASVCPADMVHVKQDYCPDMERTCLKNEYDRSNHISICHRFKEGAQTCKAKRIPLDYCIDVYEYPNKKGARPPVMMDWYDAMGLCAAKGKRLCYEAEWVAACEGPQEKPFPYGWARSADKCNIDNRWINPSLKKIYSADPSVSKPELDRLWQGVNSGERPECVSDYGVHDMTGNVDEWAIADRDRPEERAVFAALKGGAWGHVRNACRPVTTSHEPEFRYYFVSFRCCKDSAAATH from the coding sequence ATGTCGCAGCGGCTTGTCCTTCATCGCCTGGCGACCGCCTTCACCCTCACCATCAGCCTGGGAGTGACGGTCGGCTCCTGCGGCGGCGGGGCTCCTGAGCCCTCGAGTCCGACGCCGCCCACCGCGAGCGCCGCACCTAGCCACAGCGCAGATGCAGCAGTCGTCGAGCCCGCACCGCCCGTGGACGGCGCGCCCGACGGTGCAGCCGCCACCACCGCCAGTGTGTGCCCAGCAGACATGGTGCATGTGAAGCAGGACTACTGCCCCGACATGGAGCGCACCTGTTTGAAGAACGAATACGATCGCTCCAATCACATCTCCATCTGCCACCGCTTCAAGGAAGGCGCGCAGACCTGCAAGGCCAAGCGCATCCCCTTGGACTACTGCATCGACGTGTACGAGTACCCGAACAAGAAGGGTGCGCGCCCGCCCGTGATGATGGATTGGTACGACGCCATGGGGCTCTGCGCAGCCAAAGGCAAGCGCCTTTGCTACGAGGCCGAGTGGGTGGCCGCCTGCGAAGGGCCGCAGGAAAAGCCGTTTCCTTACGGCTGGGCTCGCTCAGCCGACAAGTGCAACATCGACAATCGCTGGATCAATCCGTCACTGAAGAAGATCTACTCAGCTGATCCCAGCGTGAGCAAACCCGAGCTGGATCGCCTGTGGCAGGGGGTCAATAGCGGCGAGCGTCCCGAATGCGTCAGTGACTACGGGGTCCACGACATGACAGGCAACGTGGACGAGTGGGCCATCGCGGATCGAGACCGTCCCGAAGAGCGCGCCGTGTTCGCCGCCCTCAAGGGCGGCGCCTGGGGCCACGTGCGCAACGCCTGCCGCCCCGTGACGACCAGTCACGAACCCGAGTTCCGCTACTACTTCGTCAGCTTTCGTTGCTGCAAAGACTCGGCGGCGGCCACTCACTGA
- a CDS encoding PhnD/SsuA/transferrin family substrate-binding protein: MTGGIRMGVALSEIGRAERHRGETSPVPTRAKLDAFCKALSDATGISVKPYAAPRYDRLLRRLRLGEVELAWLPPVLALTALPKDAVPLALPMRGKDAWFWTALFTRADSPIVELTDLSQAHVVWVNRESASGYLVMRAALRAEGIDPDRAFAKQSFAQSHDAMVRTVMDDATAVGSTYLHLDQKGAASRAGWANQEVRVLKRAGPIPSDLLAASKELAEPLRERVAAALTEGTHPALQEAASALFFATHLSRVEASHLSHLEVLGRYLLRERIP, encoded by the coding sequence GTGACCGGCGGCATTCGCATGGGAGTCGCGCTGAGCGAGATCGGCCGGGCCGAGCGCCACCGCGGTGAGACGAGTCCCGTACCGACGCGCGCCAAGCTCGACGCCTTCTGCAAAGCGTTGAGCGATGCGACCGGGATCTCGGTCAAACCCTACGCGGCTCCGCGCTACGATCGCTTGTTGCGCCGTCTGCGCTTGGGAGAGGTGGAATTGGCGTGGCTGCCACCGGTCTTGGCACTCACTGCTTTGCCCAAAGACGCGGTGCCCCTGGCCTTGCCCATGCGCGGCAAGGACGCGTGGTTCTGGACGGCGCTGTTCACGCGCGCAGACAGCCCGATAGTCGAACTGACGGACCTTTCACAGGCGCACGTAGTCTGGGTGAACCGGGAAAGCGCTTCCGGCTACCTCGTCATGCGCGCCGCCCTCCGCGCCGAAGGCATCGACCCGGATCGCGCATTTGCCAAGCAGTCCTTTGCCCAGAGTCACGACGCGATGGTGCGAACGGTGATGGACGATGCCACGGCAGTCGGCTCCACCTATCTGCACCTCGACCAAAAGGGGGCCGCGTCGCGCGCGGGTTGGGCCAACCAGGAAGTGCGCGTGCTCAAGCGAGCAGGCCCGATTCCATCGGACCTGCTGGCGGCATCCAAGGAACTGGCCGAGCCCCTGCGCGAGCGCGTCGCGGCTGCGCTGACCGAGGGCACTCACCCCGCCCTGCAAGAGGCCGCTTCCGCGTTGTTTTTCGCCACACACCTGAGCCGCGTGGAAGCCTCACACCTGTCTCATCTCGAGGTGCTGGGCCGCTACTTGCTTCGCGAGCGCATCCCCTGA